A genome region from Candidatus Manganitrophaceae bacterium includes the following:
- the murD gene encoding UDP-N-acetylmuramoyl-L-alanine--D-glutamate ligase translates to MVKKRVTVVGMGKSGLAAALLLAAKGADVLVVDDIRQEIPPMFDQGSTSLSSVRFHLGNWRVEDLFRAELIVLSPGFPVSRLPMGRLQALKIPVIGELELAAGWLTAPMIAITGTNGKSTTTALIGEILKEWGWKVFLGGNFGTPLSEAVGSDWDFIVVEVSSFQLETVKSFHPRIAALLNITPDHLDRYPDMRSYQEAKWRIFENQSSGDHAVINLDDPLLSPPSLRGSTIHFSRNYRPRRGVYLQGEEIISNLWGEAETIIRLGNLQVKGPQYVDNVMAASAMTLLCGCSVEGIRQTLSHFKGLPHRMEMAGEISGVIYIDDSKGTNVGAMARSIESQISPIVLIAGGRDKEGDFTPLQGLVRKKVKRLILLGEAREKMARCFSHHPAVECVDSMKEAVERAAFCARPGDVVLLSPGCTSFDMFGDYAHRGDVFKKAVAELV, encoded by the coding sequence ATGGTGAAGAAACGGGTCACGGTTGTCGGAATGGGAAAAAGTGGCCTTGCCGCGGCGTTATTACTTGCTGCAAAAGGGGCGGATGTCCTGGTGGTCGATGATATCCGGCAAGAGATCCCCCCTATGTTTGATCAAGGTTCAACTTCACTTTCATCCGTTCGATTTCACTTGGGAAATTGGCGAGTGGAGGATCTCTTCCGGGCTGAGTTGATCGTCCTGAGTCCGGGTTTTCCTGTGTCCAGGCTTCCAATGGGGAGACTTCAAGCACTGAAAATTCCTGTTATCGGAGAACTTGAACTTGCTGCCGGATGGCTTACCGCTCCGATGATAGCGATTACCGGGACAAACGGAAAGAGTACCACAACGGCCCTTATCGGTGAGATTCTGAAGGAATGGGGATGGAAGGTCTTTCTCGGAGGGAATTTTGGTACTCCCCTCTCAGAGGCCGTAGGTTCTGATTGGGACTTCATTGTGGTCGAGGTCAGTTCCTTCCAACTGGAGACCGTCAAATCGTTTCACCCCCGCATTGCGGCATTGCTGAATATTACGCCTGATCATTTGGACCGTTACCCCGACATGCGTTCCTATCAGGAGGCAAAATGGCGGATCTTTGAGAATCAATCCAGTGGGGATCATGCCGTGATTAATCTGGATGATCCCTTGCTGTCTCCTCCTTCTCTCAGGGGATCAACGATCCATTTCAGCCGGAACTACCGCCCCCGACGAGGAGTCTATCTTCAGGGAGAAGAAATCATCTCAAACCTTTGGGGGGAGGCGGAGACGATTATCCGTCTTGGAAACCTGCAGGTCAAAGGGCCACAGTATGTTGATAATGTGATGGCGGCTTCTGCGATGACACTCCTCTGTGGGTGTTCTGTTGAGGGAATCCGCCAGACGCTGTCCCATTTTAAGGGGCTTCCTCACCGAATGGAAATGGCGGGTGAAATATCCGGCGTGATCTATATTGACGATTCCAAGGGGACCAACGTGGGTGCGATGGCCCGTTCGATCGAAAGCCAGATCTCTCCGATTGTTCTGATTGCGGGTGGCAGGGATAAAGAAGGTGATTTTACGCCGTTGCAGGGCCTTGTTCGGAAAAAGGTCAAGCGGCTGATCCTCCTGGGAGAGGCCCGGGAGAAAATGGCCCGTTGTTTTTCGCATCATCCCGCCGTTGAATGTGTTGATTCAATGAAAGAGGCGGTAGAACGGGCGGCTTTCTGTGCCCGACCGGGAGACGTTGTTCTCCTGTCTCCCGGTTGTACAAGTTTTGACATGTTCGGGGATTATGCCCACCGAGGTGATGTCTTCAAGAAGGCCGTGGCGGAGTTGGTTTGA
- a CDS encoding phospho-N-acetylmuramoyl-pentapeptide-transferase: MLYNFLYPLHTSYSFFNVFRYITFRTIYAIVTALVISFLIGPWVTRLLKKHQIGEQIGGDGPESHKHKAGTPTMGGVMILVAVLTSTVLWADMTNSYIWLVIFATVGFGLIGFWDDYLKCVVKNKKGLLPRYKFGFQILVALLIALGLYQSEAYSTILSVPLFKDLTPDLGLFYIPFAILVIVGASNAVNLTDGLDGLAVGPVMMTAMAYLIVSYATGRTDFSAYLLIPYIEGAGELAVFCGAIIGAGLGFLWFNAYPADIFMGDVGSLPLGGALGTVAVISKHELLLVLVGGIFVIEALSVIFQVISFKSRGKRVFLMAPIHHHFELKGWQEPKIVVRFWILSIILALLSLSTLKLR, translated from the coding sequence ATGTTGTACAACTTCCTTTACCCGCTCCATACATCTTATTCCTTCTTCAACGTCTTTCGCTATATTACCTTTAGGACGATCTATGCCATCGTGACCGCGCTGGTGATCTCTTTTCTGATCGGGCCGTGGGTGACCCGTCTTTTAAAGAAACACCAAATCGGTGAGCAGATCGGGGGCGACGGTCCTGAATCGCACAAGCATAAGGCCGGGACGCCCACGATGGGTGGGGTCATGATCCTGGTGGCTGTGTTGACCTCCACCGTCCTCTGGGCAGATATGACAAACAGCTACATTTGGCTGGTCATCTTTGCGACTGTCGGATTTGGTCTGATTGGGTTCTGGGATGATTATCTCAAGTGTGTCGTGAAGAACAAAAAGGGCCTCCTCCCCCGTTATAAATTTGGTTTTCAGATCCTCGTGGCGCTTCTTATTGCCCTTGGTCTTTATCAGTCGGAGGCCTATTCGACGATTCTGTCGGTTCCCTTGTTTAAGGATCTGACTCCCGATCTGGGTCTATTCTATATTCCCTTTGCCATTCTGGTCATTGTCGGCGCGTCGAATGCGGTCAACCTGACGGACGGTCTGGACGGATTGGCGGTCGGACCGGTCATGATGACGGCCATGGCCTATCTGATTGTTTCATATGCGACCGGCCGGACCGATTTTTCCGCATACCTGCTCATTCCCTATATCGAAGGGGCCGGAGAGTTGGCGGTCTTTTGCGGGGCGATTATCGGGGCGGGACTTGGTTTTCTATGGTTCAACGCCTACCCGGCGGATATCTTCATGGGGGATGTTGGATCTCTCCCCCTGGGAGGCGCACTTGGAACCGTCGCGGTCATATCGAAGCATGAACTGCTTCTGGTGTTGGTGGGCGGTATTTTTGTAATCGAGGCGCTTTCGGTGATTTTTCAGGTCATTTCATTTAAATCGCGCGGGAAACGGGTTTTCCTGATGGCACCGATACACCATCATTTTGAATTAAAGGGGTGGCAGGAACCCAAAATTGTGGTGCGTTTCTGGATCTTGTCGATCATTCTGGCACTATTGAGTCTGAGTACGCTTAAACTGAGGTGA
- the murF gene encoding UDP-N-acetylmuramoyl-tripeptide--D-alanyl-D-alanine ligase, with product MWTMKEVAQGSGGRIQTEEAYDLSARSLRGFSINSRTIQRNEVFVALQGPHFDGHAFVSDALERGGAGAIVSLSAFRQRAVEWHSRLKKHLFVVVEDPLQALQATARWHRRRFSLPLVGVAGSNGKTCTKEMIADILCRRGPVLKNEGNLNNHIGLPLSLLRLKKGDRAAVLEMGISRKGEMEGLCAIAAPTVGLITNIGPAHLAGLGNLEGVAREKGHLFQAIDRSGGTAVINQDDPWLRPWESKVSSCWTFGFEPSADVRATDLEEGVGGMTFNLHLNREGQSQQRVCLSAVGRHQVVNALAAAAVSAVLGVALDDIRKGLETFRPPANRGEVIIRQGIHILFDAYNANPASMKAGLEMISSYHPSTRMGEKQGRKMVILGDMFELGDLTESAHFDVGQWVAETGLDSLIAVGEWAEKMGEGARQGGLPAECISIHQDLESVRMVMRKEFHAGDCILIKGSRRMKMERLLDVLDSEGSH from the coding sequence ATGTGGACGATGAAGGAGGTAGCCCAGGGAAGTGGGGGAAGAATTCAAACCGAGGAGGCTTATGATCTTTCCGCCCGAAGCCTGCGTGGATTCTCGATCAACAGCAGGACGATTCAGAGGAATGAAGTTTTTGTCGCCCTGCAGGGGCCGCATTTTGATGGGCATGCTTTCGTTTCCGATGCCCTGGAACGAGGAGGCGCCGGGGCCATTGTTTCTCTTTCTGCTTTTCGACAAAGAGCAGTCGAGTGGCATTCCCGGCTGAAGAAGCATTTATTTGTCGTCGTGGAAGATCCGCTTCAGGCGCTTCAGGCGACAGCACGCTGGCATCGCAGACGTTTTAGTCTGCCTTTGGTTGGCGTGGCCGGGAGCAACGGTAAGACCTGCACAAAGGAAATGATTGCCGATATTTTGTGTCGCCGCGGGCCGGTTCTCAAGAATGAAGGGAACCTGAACAATCATATCGGCCTTCCTCTTTCTCTTCTGCGCCTGAAGAAGGGAGATCGTGCCGCAGTCCTGGAGATGGGGATCAGCAGAAAGGGTGAGATGGAAGGTCTTTGTGCGATCGCGGCGCCGACAGTGGGTTTAATCACCAATATCGGACCGGCCCATTTGGCGGGTCTTGGAAACCTGGAAGGTGTTGCTCGGGAGAAAGGGCACCTTTTTCAGGCGATTGACCGGTCCGGAGGGACGGCGGTCATCAACCAGGATGATCCCTGGCTTCGGCCCTGGGAGTCCAAGGTGTCGTCGTGCTGGACTTTTGGTTTTGAACCCTCTGCCGATGTCAGGGCAACGGACCTGGAAGAGGGAGTCGGCGGGATGACCTTTAATCTTCATCTGAATCGAGAGGGACAGAGCCAACAGAGAGTATGCCTTTCCGCCGTAGGGAGGCACCAGGTGGTGAATGCCCTTGCGGCGGCGGCGGTTTCCGCTGTCCTCGGCGTGGCGCTGGATGATATCCGTAAAGGGCTCGAGACCTTCCGTCCCCCGGCGAATCGGGGAGAGGTCATCATACGACAGGGGATTCATATCCTGTTCGACGCCTACAATGCCAATCCGGCCTCGATGAAGGCGGGTCTGGAGATGATCTCTTCTTATCACCCGAGTACAAGAATGGGCGAGAAGCAAGGTCGGAAAATGGTCATTCTGGGGGATATGTTTGAACTGGGCGATTTGACGGAGTCGGCCCATTTTGATGTCGGACAGTGGGTCGCTGAAACCGGTCTGGATAGTCTGATTGCCGTGGGGGAATGGGCGGAGAAGATGGGCGAAGGGGCGCGTCAAGGAGGACTCCCTGCCGAGTGCATTTCAATTCATCAGGATCTGGAGTCTGTACGAATGGTTATGCGGAAAGAGTTTCATGCGGGAGATTGTATCTTGATCAAGGGTTCGCGAAGAATGAAGATGGAACGGCTGCTGGACGTTTTAGATTCGGAGGGATCTCACTGA